From Mustela erminea isolate mMusErm1 chromosome 1, mMusErm1.Pri, whole genome shotgun sequence, a single genomic window includes:
- the SSUH2 gene encoding protein SSUH2 homolog isoform X1: MDRDLSEDDSVVDLSFEAESPLAPPAELLERLPSYDWLLEGGGRQIFFPPLEAPGRPLEQRCWSSFMEHSRVPIVTEQVAREALLSFVSSKCCYGSAAAGDLIIQELKQQTLCRYRLETFTESRISEWTFQPFTNQSVDGPQRGTSPRLWDIKVQVPPMFQEDTRKFQVPHSSLVKECHKCHGRGRYKCSGCHGAGMVRCPSCSGAKRKAKQSRRCLMCSGSGRRRCSTCSGRGSKTCATCKGEKKLLHFIQLVIVWKNSLFEFVTEHRLNCPGELLAKAKGESLFKDENTMVYPIVDFPLREISLASQRGIAEHSATLPSRARVLQQRQTIELIPLTEVHYWYQGQTYVYYIYGTDHRVYVVDYPERYCCGCTII, from the exons GTGTGGTGGACCTCAGCTTTGAGGCCGAGAGTCCGCTGGCACCCCCTGCTGAGCTCCTGGAGAGATTGCCCAGCTACGACTGGCTTCTTGAAGGAGGTG GACGGCAGATATTCTTCCCACCTCTGGAGGCTCCCGGGAGACCCTTGGAACAAAGGTGCTGGTCCTCATTCATGGAACACAG CAGAGTCCCTATAGTGACAGAGCAAGTGGCTCGGGAAGCCCTTCTCAGCTTTGTGAGCTCCAAATGCTGTTACGGCAGCGCGGCTGCCGGTGACCTCATCATCCAGGAGCTCaagcagcagactctctgcagg tatCGACTAGAGACTTTCACTGAATCCAGAATAAGTGAATGGACATTTCAACCCTTTACTA ACCAGTCAGTGGATGGGCCGCAAAGAGGGACCTCCCCCAGGCTTTGGGACATCAAAGTCCAGGTCCCCCCGATGTTTCAGGAAGACACGAGGAAGTTTCAAGTCCCTCACTCGTCACTGGTCAAG GAATGCCACAAATGCCATGGGCGTGGGCGTTACAAGTGCAGCGGCTGCCACGGGGCAGGCATG GTGAGGTGCCCGTCCTGCAGCGGAGCCAAGCGCAAAGCCAAGCAGTCCCGCAGGTGTCTGATGTGCTCAGGGTCTGGCAGGCGGAG GTGCAGCACGTGCTCAGGGAGGGGCAGCAAGACCTGTGCCACCTGCAAAGGGGAGAAGAAGCTGTTGCACTTTATCCAGCTGGTCATCGTGTG GAAAAACAGCCTGTTTGAGTTCGTGACTGAGCACCGCCTGAATTGCCCTGGGGAACTCCTTGCTAAAGCCAAAGGAGAAAGCCTCTTTAAGGATGAAAACACCATG GTGTACCCCATTGTGGATTTCCCGCTGCGGGAGATCTCTCTGGCCTCGCAGAGGGGCATCGCGGAGCACAGCGCCACCCTGCCTTCCCGCGCCCGAGTCCTTCAGCAG CGCCAGACCATTGAGCTGATCCCCCTCACAGAAGTGCATTACTGGTACCAAGGACAGACTTACGTCTACTACATCTACGGCACGGACCACAGAGTGTACGTGGTCGATTACCCTGAGCGGTACTGCTGTGGCTGCACCATCATCTGA
- the SSUH2 gene encoding protein SSUH2 homolog isoform X2 — MDRDLSEDDSVVDLSFEAESPLAPPAELLERLPSYDWLLEGGGRQIFFPPLEAPGRPLEQRCWSSFMEHRVPIVTEQVAREALLSFVSSKCCYGSAAAGDLIIQELKQQTLCRYRLETFTESRISEWTFQPFTNQSVDGPQRGTSPRLWDIKVQVPPMFQEDTRKFQVPHSSLVKECHKCHGRGRYKCSGCHGAGMVRCPSCSGAKRKAKQSRRCLMCSGSGRRRCSTCSGRGSKTCATCKGEKKLLHFIQLVIVWKNSLFEFVTEHRLNCPGELLAKAKGESLFKDENTMVYPIVDFPLREISLASQRGIAEHSATLPSRARVLQQRQTIELIPLTEVHYWYQGQTYVYYIYGTDHRVYVVDYPERYCCGCTII; from the exons GTGTGGTGGACCTCAGCTTTGAGGCCGAGAGTCCGCTGGCACCCCCTGCTGAGCTCCTGGAGAGATTGCCCAGCTACGACTGGCTTCTTGAAGGAGGTG GACGGCAGATATTCTTCCCACCTCTGGAGGCTCCCGGGAGACCCTTGGAACAAAGGTGCTGGTCCTCATTCATGGAACACAG AGTCCCTATAGTGACAGAGCAAGTGGCTCGGGAAGCCCTTCTCAGCTTTGTGAGCTCCAAATGCTGTTACGGCAGCGCGGCTGCCGGTGACCTCATCATCCAGGAGCTCaagcagcagactctctgcagg tatCGACTAGAGACTTTCACTGAATCCAGAATAAGTGAATGGACATTTCAACCCTTTACTA ACCAGTCAGTGGATGGGCCGCAAAGAGGGACCTCCCCCAGGCTTTGGGACATCAAAGTCCAGGTCCCCCCGATGTTTCAGGAAGACACGAGGAAGTTTCAAGTCCCTCACTCGTCACTGGTCAAG GAATGCCACAAATGCCATGGGCGTGGGCGTTACAAGTGCAGCGGCTGCCACGGGGCAGGCATG GTGAGGTGCCCGTCCTGCAGCGGAGCCAAGCGCAAAGCCAAGCAGTCCCGCAGGTGTCTGATGTGCTCAGGGTCTGGCAGGCGGAG GTGCAGCACGTGCTCAGGGAGGGGCAGCAAGACCTGTGCCACCTGCAAAGGGGAGAAGAAGCTGTTGCACTTTATCCAGCTGGTCATCGTGTG GAAAAACAGCCTGTTTGAGTTCGTGACTGAGCACCGCCTGAATTGCCCTGGGGAACTCCTTGCTAAAGCCAAAGGAGAAAGCCTCTTTAAGGATGAAAACACCATG GTGTACCCCATTGTGGATTTCCCGCTGCGGGAGATCTCTCTGGCCTCGCAGAGGGGCATCGCGGAGCACAGCGCCACCCTGCCTTCCCGCGCCCGAGTCCTTCAGCAG CGCCAGACCATTGAGCTGATCCCCCTCACAGAAGTGCATTACTGGTACCAAGGACAGACTTACGTCTACTACATCTACGGCACGGACCACAGAGTGTACGTGGTCGATTACCCTGAGCGGTACTGCTGTGGCTGCACCATCATCTGA